From Lolium perenne isolate Kyuss_39 chromosome 5, Kyuss_2.0, whole genome shotgun sequence, a single genomic window includes:
- the LOC127299245 gene encoding rhodanese-like domain-containing protein 6, translating to MDATAAAPPTSAQEPQQRNGDGSYGVLLYYRYAEVPDAPALAALYEARCRALALVGRVRVGPDGVNATLGGRMAALEKHVEEMSANSLFDGTDFKLASCEDPVDERVARECGFTSLSVRLVKELVTLCSNPSLTTPEISFAGRHLSAAEFHSVLQSVAGTSSDSEAATEKNDVVVLDARNLYETRIGKFDVPNVETLHPDIRQYSDLPLWIDEHTEKLRGKSIMMYCTGGIRCEMASAYIRSKGEGFENVFQLYGGIQRYLEQFPDGGYFDGKNFVFDHRISVGSLKDNILGTCLICGFTYDDYSSRCRCSHCRMLVLVCSTCQDSTKEYVCELCLRNVKPCCPTSVRQDCQTESEVSESSAYGKPSISNKTSTSKAPMSNGSEQLKKLRILCLHGFRQNASNFKGRTSALAKKLKHISELVFIDAPHELSFVYQPKPDPCSDKASPPSFTARTKFAWLVSPNTSCHTEQEWKIADGPFDPLQYEKQTEGLEESYTYLENTIAENGNFDGILGFSQGAAMAALLCRRQQKTCGSPKFRFGIFCSGYPAPVGDSDSEPIRLPSLHCFGGGGEGHDRQIASRASTELACMFEEDRRTIVEHDMGHIIPTRPPYIDRIKEFLCNFI from the exons ATggacgcgacggcggcggcgccgccgaccTCGGCTCAGGAGCCGCAGCAACGAAACGGAGACGGAAGCTACGGCGTGCTCCTGTACTACAGGTACGCCGAGGTCCCGGACGCCCCCGCGCTCGCGGCCCTCTACGAGGCCCGCTGCCGCGCCCTCGCCCTCGTCGGCCGCGTCCGCGTCGGCCCGGACGGCGTTAACGCCACG CTCGGGGGGAGGATGGCGGCGCTGGAGAAGCACGTCGAGGAGATGAGCGCCAACAGCCTGTTCGACGGAACCGACTTCAAGCTGGCCTCCTGCGAGGACCCGGTGGACGAGAGGGTCGCCAGGGAGTGCGGCTTCACGTCGCTCTCCGTTCGGCTAGTCAAG GAGCTGGTTACTCTTTGTTCGAACCCATCGTTGACAACCCCGGAGATCTCATTTGCCGGGAGACATTTATCGGCAGCTGAGTTCCACTCGGTGCTTCAGAGTGTAG CAGGAACTAGTTCGGATTCTGAGGCGGCTACGGAGAAGAATGACGTGGTTGTTTTGGACGCAAGAAATCTCTACGAGACACGGATTGGCAAGTTCGACGTTCCAAATGTGGAGACGCTACATCCTGACATTAGACAGTACAGTGACTTGCCATTGTGGATAGATGAGCATACTGAGAAGCTCCGTGGTAAATCAATTATGAT GTACTGCACAGGAGGTATACGCTGTGAGATGGCCTCAGCTTATATCCGCTCCAAAGGTGAAGGCTTTGAGAATGTCTTTCAG TTGTACGGTGGCATCCAGAGATATTTGGAGCAATTTCCAGATGGTGGCTATTTTGATGGAAAGAATTTTGTATTTGACCACAG AATCTCTGTGGGAAGCCTTAAAGACAACATACTTGGAACTTGTTTGATATGTGGTTTTACCTATGATGACTACTCGTCCCGGTGCCGTTGCAGCCACTGCAGAATGTTGGTTCTAGTGTGCTCCACATGTCAG GATTCTACAAAGGAGTATGTATGCGAGCTATGTCTAAGAAATGTGAAACCATGCTGTCCAACATCTGTAAGGCAAGACTGCCAAACAGAGTCAGAGGTATCTGAATCTTCAGCCTATGGAAAGCCATCAATAAGCAACAAAACTTCAACCTCCAAAGCTCCCATGAGTAACG GTAGTGAGCAGCTGAAGAAGTTGAGGATCCTCTGCTTGCATGGTTTCCGTCAGAACGCGTCAAATTTTAAGGGCAGAACATCGGCGCTTGCCAAAAAGCTCAAGCACATTTCTGAGCTTGTCTTCATTGATGCTCCTCACGAGCTTTCGTTCGTATACCAACCAAAACCGGATCCCTGCTCCGACAAAGCCTCCCCTCCGTCTTTCACAGCCAGAACAAAGTTCGCGTGGCTGGTTTCTCCCAACACGAGTTGCCACACGGAGCAAGAGTGGAAGATTGCAGACGGACCATTTGACCCGCTTCAGTATGAGAAGCAAACCGAGGGCTTAGAGGAGTCATACACATACCTTGAAAACACAATAGCTGAGAATGGGAACTTTGACGGCATCCTTGGTTTCTCCCAGGGCGCAGCGATGGCTGCCTTGCTGTGCAGACGGCAGCAGAAGACTTGCGGTTCTCCCAAGTTCAGATTCGGGATATTTTGCTCTGGATATCCAGCACCTGTCGGCGATTCGGACAGCGAGCCAATCAGGCTTCCCTCGCTCCATTGCTTTGGTGGCGGCGGTGAAGGTCATGACAGGCAGATCGCGAGCAGGGCAAGCACGGAACTGGCCTGCATGTTTGAGGAGGACCGGCGCACCATTGTTGAGCATGACATGGGGCATATCATTCCTACTCGGCCACCCTACATCGATCGGATCAAGGAGTTCTTGTGCAATTTCATAtga
- the LOC127303352 gene encoding intermediate cleaving peptidase 55, mitochondrial, with protein MATAARFLRRTLRASEPASRLLSISYRSIVGRAAYTTGGIIDVGQPTPKSHPELLADEEITPGITSEEYISRRKRLLDVLPEKSLAIIASADQQMMTDVVPYSFRQNGDYLYITGCTQPGGVAVLSKETGLCMFMPDKHKQDVLWEGQTAGVEAAVDFFKADKAFPLSEMKKILPEMIEQSKVVYHNAKASTSSYRNFDAFRRASLNNKVKDLTRYTDELRWIKSKSEIKLMRESASIVSQSLLQTMLLSRTHREESQLAAKIEYECKMRGAQRMAFHPVVGGGANGSVIHYSRNDKKIKTGDLLLMDVGCEYHGYLSDLTRTWPPCGRFSAAQEELYSLILETNKECIKLCKPGASIEEIHRHSVKMLINGFQELGVIGKGKSIQYNYLNPTAIGHSLGMDIHDSTSLSKDRLLEPGVIITIEPGIYIPPVPILNENAPDRYRGIGIRIEDDVLITESGHEVLTASVPKEISHLTTLMNMDMGGGSSTAEAPEPRAACS; from the exons atggcgacggcggcgcgaTTCTTGCGGAGAACGCTGCGAGCAAGCGAG CCAGCGTCTCGGTTGTTATCTATCTCTTACAGAAGTATAGTTGGGCGTGCAGCGTACACTACAGGCGGAATAATCGACGTTGGCCAACCAACACCCAAATCTCATCCTGAG TTATTAGCTGATGAGGAGATTACTCCAGGCATCACAAGCGAGGAGTACATATCTAGAAGAAAAAGGCTTCTGGATGTTTTACCAGAGAAAAGCTTGGCCATTATTGCATCTGCAGATCAGCAGATGATGACTGATGTAGTGCCATACTCGTTCAGACAGAATGGTGACTACCTGTACATTACAGGTTGTACACAACCCGGTGGTGTAGCAGTTTTGAGTAAGGAAACTGGTTTATGTATGTTCATGCCAGATAAACATAAGCAG GATGTACTTTGGGAAGGTCAGACTGCTGGAGTTGAAGCAGCTGTGGATTTCTTTAAGGCAGATAAAGCATTTCCACTTAGTGAGATGAAAAAG ATCCTTCCTGAAATGATTGAGCAATCAAAAGTGGTGTATCACAATGCTAAGGCATCCACATCTTCTTATAGGAACTTTGATGCCTTCCGCAGGGCatcactcaacaataaagtaaaagatcttACACGGTACACTGATGAACTTCGGTGGATCAAGTCAAAATCAGAAATCAAGCTGATGAGAGAGTCAGCATCTATTGTTTCTCAG TCTCTTTTGCAGACAATGTTACTCTCAAGGACCCACAGGGAGGAAAGCCAATTAGCAGCTAAAATTGAGTATGAGTGCAAAATGAGAGGTGCCCAAAGAATGGC GTTCCATCCTGTAGTTGGCGGTGGAGCAAATGGCAGTGTTATACACTACTCAAGAAACGATAAGAAG ATCAAAACGGGTGATCTTCTGCTCATGGATGTTGGATGCGAGTACCATGGCTACCTTAGTGACCTGACACGAACATGGCCACCCTGTGGCAGATTTTCAGCTGCCCAG GAAGAACTGTACAGCTTAATACTGGAGACAAACAAGGAGTGCATAAAGCTTTGTAAACCTGGTGCAAGCATTGAGGAGATACACCGTCATTCG GTCAAGATGCTGATAAACGGATTCCAAGAACTTGGAGTTATAGGGAAGGGCAAATCTATCCAATACAATTATTTGAATCCAACCGCGATAG GTCATTCGTTGGGAATGGATATTCATGACTCCACAAGCCTCAGCAAGGACAGACTGTTGGAGCCAGGCGTT ATAATAACCATCGAGCCGGGGATCTACATTCCCCCGGTCCCGATACTCAACGAGAATGCCCCGGACAGGTACCGGGGCATCGGAATAAGGATCGAGGATGATGTCCTCATCACCGAGTCTGGCCACGAG GTCTTGACGGCGTCGGTGCCCAAGGAGATCTCCCACCTCACCACCCTGATGAACATGGACATGGGTGGTGGTAGTTCCACTGCGGAAGCCCCTGAGCCGAGAGCTGCTTGCAGCTGA
- the LOC127299246 gene encoding protein REGULATOR OF FATTY ACID COMPOSITION 3, chloroplastic, translating to MEATAGSSRTLFLLTPSPPLVSTVRLAVAVGRRRLVAAGARKRRGKDGDAGEERVDSHSFNPKAGEVTGPFPESVLLRKKKVKEDGEDSPEFADAEEEKLYELLNIQLESGLNLQRMRHYEVVYLIHEDRVEEAEDVISKVQEFVRERKGRIWRVNNWGLRRLAYKIKKATHANYVLMNFEIQAKCINDFKTLLDKDERIIRHLVMKRDEAITEDCPPPPEFHAMRSQQLDDEYIDEEYAKADDGDDEGEDGNVDDDVEADDEPEIILVDEVDDDNAEDLRRRNRKIKLEKYTMGKVLR from the exons ATGGAGGCCACCGCCGGCTCGTCGCGGACTCTCTTCCTGCTCACGCCTTCGCCGCCTCTGGTCAGCACGGTGCGCCTCGCCGTTGCCGTGGGGAGGCGCCGGCTCGTGGCCGCGGGGGCCAGGAAGAGGAGGGGGAAGGACGGGGACGCGGGAGAGGAGAGGGTGGACTCGCACAGCTTCAACCCCAAGGCCGGCGAGGTCACCGGCCCGTTCCCCGAGTCCGTGCTGCTCAGGAAG AAAAAGGTGAAAGAGGACGGTGAGGATTCACCTGAATTTGCTGATGCCGAAGAAG AAAAACTATATGAACTTCTGAACATTCAGCTAGAGAGTGGTTTAAATCTGCAAAGGA TGCGGCACTATGAAGTTGTTTACCTCATCCATGAGGACCGTGTGGAGGAAGCTGAAGATGTTATATCAAAAGTACAAG AATTTGTCAGAGAGAGGAAAGGACGGATATGGAGGGTGAACAACTGGGGACTGCGCAGACTTGCTTACAAGATAAAGAAAGCTACACATGCCAACTACGTCCTAATGAACTTTGAGATACAGGCAAAATGCATCAACGATTTCAAGACTCTGCTTGATAAGGATGAAAGAATCATTAGACACCTTGTGATGAAACGAGATGAGGCGATTACTGAAGACTGCCCTCCCCCACCAGAGTTTCACGCTATGCGATCTCAACAGTTGGATGATGAATATATTGATGAGGAATATGCGAAGGCGGATGATGGGGATGATGAGGGTGAGGATGGCAATGTTGATGATGATGTAGAAGCTGACGATGAACCTGAAATCATTCTTGTTGATGAAGTTGATGATGACAACGCCGAAGACCTGAGAAGAAGGAATAGGAAAATTAAACTGGAGAAGTATACAATGGGGAAGGTCTTGAGGTAG
- the LOC127299244 gene encoding probable glycerol-3-phosphate acyltransferase 3, producing MAAAQNFLFSNFLSLLFHGSGGGAPPAALRPHSSEKVCIHRRAPDAARLAEATALVVDVEGGLLLSHSLFPYFMLVAVEAGGFFRALILLLLYPAIACAGAIGGGDVAVRAMAFVAFCGLSAARFRAGRAVLPRWLLEDVGLEAFDAVRRRPSGAAGKRAVVVWASRMPRVMVEPFLKEYLMADAADVVAAREMKVLWGFYTGLMEEGDGEAASKARKKLMEGESAFVGDDVVGISGGSMEFFLGNTLSSSCKEVYVVSAEEKSKWRPLPRREYPRPLVFHDGRLAFLPTPPATVAMLVWLPFGAALAVARLTVAIVLPYRYATLILAATGQSWRLRGSPPPSSRSPSRGQLYVCNHRTLIDPVYVSIGLDRPVRAVSYSLSRLSELLSPIGRTVHLARDRVHDGAAMARLLDGGAHVVVCPEGTTCREPYLLRFSPLFAELSSQGVVPVALAVETAMFHATTAGGWKSMDPLYYMANPRMCYTLEFLDIVDTTPVRNGAAASTDVANRVQRMMAAALGYECTMLTRKDKYLMLAGNDGLVGAKGPTRFSECGWTLLKP from the coding sequence ATGGCGGCAGCTCAAAATTTTCTCTTCTCCAACTTCCTCTCGCTGCTCTTCCATGGCAGCGGCGGCGGTGCCCCGCCGGCTGCATTGCGTCCACACTCCTCTGAAAAAGTGTGCATACACAGGCGTGCACCTGACGCGGCGCGGCTCGCCGAGGCCACCGCGCTGGTCGTCGACGTCGAGGGCGGCTTGCTCCTGTCGCACTCCCTCTTCCCATACTTCATGCTGGTTGCCGTCGAGGCCGGCGGATTCTTCCGTGCACTCATACTTCTCCTCCTCTACCCTGCGATAGCCTGCGCCGGCGCCATCGGTGGCGGTGACGTGGCCGTGCGGGCTATGGCCTTCGTCGCCTTCTGCGGGCTCAGCGCCGCGCGGTTCCGCGCCGGCCGTGCCGTGCTGCCACGGTGGCTCCTGGAGGACGTCGGGCTCGAGGCGTTCGACGCCGTGCGGCGGAGGCCGTCTGGTGCTGCCGGTAAGAGGGCGGTGGTGGTGTGGGCCAGCAGGATGCCGAGGGTGATGGTGGAGCCATTCTTGAAAGAGTACCTGATGGCTGACGCCGCTGACGTCGTCGCGGCGAGGGAGATGAAGGTGCTGTGGGGGTTCTACACCGGCCTCATGGAGGAAGGCGACGGAGAAGCGGCGTCGAAGGCGAGGAAGAAGCTCATGGAAGGGGAGAGCGCCTTCGTCGGCGACGATGTCGTGGGTATCTCCGGAGGATCCATGGAATTCTTCCTTGGAAACACTCTGTCTTCCTCGTGCAAGGAGGTGTACGTGGTGAGCGCCGAGGAGAAGAGCAAGTGGCGGCCGTTGCCGCGGCGCGAGTACCCGAGGCCCCTcgtcttccacgacggccgcctcGCCTTCCTTCCGACGCCGCCCGCCACCGTCGCGATGCTCGTCTGGCTCCCCTTCGGCGCTGCACTCGCCGTGGCTCGCCTCACCGTCGCCATCGTGCTCCCCTACCGCTACGCCACGTTGATCCTCGCCGCCACGGGCCAGTCCTGGCGCCTCCGCGGATCGCCGCCTCCATCATCGCGCTCGCCGTCGCGCGGGCAGCTGTACGTGTGCAACCACCGCACGCTGATCGACCCCGTATACGTCTCCATCGGGCTGGACCGCCCCGTGCGCGCCGTGTCCTATAGCCTGAGCCGCCTCTCGGAGCTCCTCTCCCCCATCGGCCGCACCGTCCACCTCGCCAGGGACCGCGTTCACGACGGCGCCGCCATGGCGCGCCTCCTGGACGGCGGCGCGCACGTCGTCGTCTGCCCCGAGGGCACCACCTGCCGCGAGCCATACCTGCTCCGTTTCAGCCCTCTGTTCGCCGAGCTCAGCAGCCAAGGTGTCGTGCCCGTGGCGCTCGCCGTCGAGACGGCCATGTTCCACGCCACGACCGCCGGCGGCTGGAAGTCCATGGACCCGCTCTACTACATGGCCAACCCCAGGATGTGCTACACGCTGGAGTTTCTCGACATAGTCGACACGACTCCCGTCAGAAACGGCGCGGCGGCGAGCACCGACGTGGCCAACCGCGTgcagcggatgatggcggcggcgctcgggtACGAGTGCACCATGCTCACTAGGAAGGACAAGTATCTCATGCTCGCCGGCAACGACGGACTCGTGGGCGCAAAGGGGCCAACACGTTTCAGTGAGTGTGGCTGGACATTATTGAAACCATAA